The Paraconexibacter algicola genome includes the window GGCGGCGGCCCGGACGGCGTCGGAGTTCTCCTGGGAGGCCGTCGTGTACCGCATCGGCTGGCCGCGCAGGTAGGAGCCGTCGCCGATGAGCTGCCCGAGGAGGACGACCTCGTGCTCGGGCCAGCGGTCGGTGGTGAGCGGCTCCGGCAGGTCGCGGGCGAGCGCCACGCGGTCTCCGGGGACGAGGCTGCCGACGGTCTCCCACCCGCCACCCGTTCGCAGACGGTGGTCGGCGGTGGTCCGGATCCGGCGTCCCGAGGCGAGACGCAGCTCGACCACCGCACGACGGCCGACCGGCCACACCTCCTCCGCGACGGCCGGGACGAGTCGGTCGCGCTCGTCGACGGCGACGACCTCCGGCCGGGTTCCGACGAGCTCCTCGATCGGGATCCGACGACCGTCGGCGAGCGTCACCAGCGTGTCGCCGGTGACGCACTCACGCAGATCGGACAGCATCGGCCGCTTGTCCGTGCGGGACTCCACGCCGCGCGAGAGCTGCGAGAGCGCGATCACCGGGCACAGCAGCTCGCGGGCGAGGATCTTCAGGCCGCGGCTCATCGCGGAGACCTGCTGGACGCGGTTCTCGATCCGGCCGTCGGCGCGCATCAGCTGGAGGTAGTCGACGATGATCAGCCCGAGCTCGTGCTGCTGGTGCAGGCGCCGCGCCTTGGCGCGGATCTCCAGCAGGCCGATGTCGGAGGAGTCGTCGATGAACAGCTTCGCCGCGTCGTAGCGGGCGGCGGTCTCCAGGACGCGCTTCCAGTCGCGCTCCTTCTTCAGCCGGCCCTTGCGCAGGTCGTCGCCCTTGATCGACGCCTGCGAGGCGATGAAGCGCTGGGCGAGCTCGCCCTCGCTCATCTCGAGGCTGAACAGCGCGACGGCCTTCGGGTTGCTCGGGTGCAGCGCGACGTTCTCGGCGATGTTCGTGACGAGCGCCGACTTCCCCATTGAGGGACGCGCCGCGAGGATGATGAGGTTGCCGGGCTGGAAGCCGCCGGTCATCTCGTCGAGGTCCGGGAAGCCCGAGGGCGTGCCGGTCATCGTGATGCCCTCGGTGGCGATCCGCTGCCAGACGTCGATCTCGGCGTGCAGGACGTCCCCGACCGGCACGAAGTCCTTGGCGCGGTCGTCGTGCGCGACCTCGAGGATCTGCGTCTCCGCCCGCTCGACGATCTCGCGCGCCTCCGCCTCGTGGCCGTGCACGGCGGACTGGATGTCGTAGGTCGTCTTCAGGAGCCGCCGCAGCAGCGCGTGCTCCTTGACGATCGCGCCGTAGCGACGGATGTTCCCGACCGCGGGGACGGCACCGGCCAGCGCGTCGATCTCCGCCGGGCCGCCCGCTTCGTCGAGCTTGCCGCGCGAGCGCAGGTGCTCGGTGACGGTGAGGACGTCGATCGGCTCGTTCTCCTCGTAGAGCTCGAACATCGTCTCGAAGACGACGCGATGCCGGTCGCGGTAGAAGTCGTCGGGCGTCAGCGCCGTCTGGACGAGGTACTCGTAGTGCGTCTTGTCCGACAGCAGGATCGCGCCCAGGACGCCCTGCTCGGCCTCCAGCGAGTGCGGCGGAGCCATCGCCGCGGCGGTGCTCTGCGGCTCGGTGTAGGGCTCGTAGTCCTCGTCGGGGAAGGTGCTCATGCTGGACGGTTGACCGTAGCAACGGCCCCGTGGAGGCCGTCGCCGATTTGTGCGGAAGGAGCGTGCTCTTCCACGGAGTCGTCACGAACCGGGGCAGCGCTGACAACGACGACGGGCGCCCGTGGGGCGCCCGTCGGTCCGGCTGCGGTTCGGGGTCGAGCTAGCGCTCGGTGACGATCGTCTTGACCGTCGCGTGGACGCCCGTGGCGACCTCGACGACGACCTGGTAGGTGCCGACGGCCTTGATGGCGTCGGGCAGCTCCACGTGCCGCTTGTCGACCGTGATGCCGCGCGCCTCCTTGATGGCGTCGGCGATGTCCTGGGTGGTGACCGAGCCGAACAGGCGGCCGTCCTCGCCGGCCTGCTGCGGGATCGTCAGGACGGTCTTGTTCAGCAGCGCCGCGAGCTCGTTGGCCTGCGTGACGGCGTCGGCCTTCGCGCGCTCCTCGGACTCGGCCTTGCGGCGCGCGGTCTCGACGAGGCCCTTGGTCGCCGGGGCGGCGAGCTTGCGGGGGATGAGGTAGTTGCGCAGGTAGCCCTTGGACACGGTGACGACCGCGCCCTTCTCGCCGACCTGGTCCACGTCCTGGAGGAGAATCGCCTCGGGCATGGGACTACCGGTCGCGGTCGCGGCTGCCGCGGTCGCGCGGGTCGGTGGCCGACTCGTTGACGTACGGGAGCAGCGCGAGCTCACGGGCGCGCTTCACCGCACGGGCGACCTGGTTCTGGTGGCGACGGCACGCGCCGGTGATGCGCCGCGAGCGGATCTTGCCGCGCTCGGACACGAACTTGCGCAGCGTCGTGATGTCGCGGTAGTCGACCTGGTCGACCTTGTCCTTGCAGTGCAGGCACGGCTTGCGTCGGCCGCTGCCGGACCCGCCCTTCTTGTCCCGTCGGCGGGGAGCTGCCTTCCCGCTGTTGCGCTGCTTGGCCAAAACGAAGTCCTCGGGTGAATCCTGGTGACAGTGAGAGCGCGCCGGTGGCGGCGCGCGAACGGGGATTGTGACACGTCCGGCCGCGGGGCGGCGTGCGATAGCACGCGCACCGGCCGGAACAGCACGACGGCCCCGGGCGCGGCGCGCCGGCGGGGCCGTCGGGCAGGCCGTCCCGTGTGACGGCTCAGAACGGGATGTCGTCGTCCCCGGTCGGCACGGAGCCGCCGCCGGACGGGACCGTCTGGAAGTCGCCGGAGTCGGCGGGGACCTCGGACGGGCCGCCGTAGCCGCCGCCGCCCTGCTGGCCGCGGGCCTGGTAGCCGCCGCCACCGCCCTGGCCACCACCCTCGCCGCCGCCCAGGAACTGGACGCTGTCGGCGACGATCTCGACCGACTGGCGCTTGTTGCCCTGCTGGTCCTGCCACTCGCGCCACTCCAGGCGGCCGTCGATCGCGACGCCGCGGCCCTTGGAGAGGTAGCGCGCGCAGTTCTCGCCCTGCGCGCCCCAGACGGTGACGTCGAAGTAGTTGGGCTTGTCCTCCCACTCGCCGGAGGCGCCCTTGCGCCGCGTGTTGCTCGCGATGCGCAGCTTGCAGACGGCGGTGCCGCTCGGCAGGGAACGGAGCTCGGGGTCGAACGTGAGGTTGCCGGTCAGCACGACCCGGTTGATGTTGCTCGCGGCCATTCCGCGATCTCCTTTCGGGGGCGAACGATGCGTCGTCGGTCCGAGCATAGACCTGGGTCCGGAGGGCACCCCCGGAATACCCGCTCGTTCCGCCTATTTGTTGCGAAGTCGCCCGGAAGCCGTCGCATCTGACGGCACCCCGGGAACACGACCGGCGCCCGAGAGGGGCGCCGGAGGGCACGACCGGGTGTGGCGGACGGGGCTAGCGCTCGTCCTCGACGTCGTCGGACGCGGGCGCGTCCTCGAGCGTCGCGTTCTTGAGGTTCGGGACCTCGCCGATGCCCGGCTTCAGCTTGATGATCCGGTAGCGCAGCACGCCGTCGGTGATCGGCAGCGTGCGGTCGAGCTCCTCGAGCAGCGGCCGCGGGGCCGGCGAGGAGAACTGGATCAGGTGGTACTCGGCCGCCGCGTGCTTCTTGACCTCGTAGGTCGTCGGGCGGACGCCCCAGTCGTGGGTGCTGGCGACGGTCCCGTGCTGGCCGATCAGGGCCTGCGCGTCGGCAAGGATCTTCTTGCGGCGGTCGTCGTCGGCGGTGCTGTCGAGCAGCAGCGTGAGGTCGTAGGTCGGGGCAGGAGCAGCCATAGCGACGACGGAAGGTAGCAGCGGGCGGTCCGTCCGCGCGTTGCGGTACGGGACCGAACGAGGGGGGCGAGTTCCGGCGCCCGGGAGCTAGTGGGGAGGATGGAGTCCTCACCGCCACCCGTCCCGCTCCCGCCCGCCCGGCGAACGCCGCCCCTGCCGCTGCTCGTCGTGCTCGCCGTCGGGGCCCTCGTCGTGCTCTGGCCGCACCTGGCCCCGTCCGCGCCGGTCGTCCCGGACGCCCGGCCGGTCGCGCTCGCCGACCCGCCCGCCGCGGTCGCGCCGCGCGCGCCCGCCCGGCCGCCGGGCCCGTCCGCCGCCGGGTCCGTCGACCCCGCGGCCGCCGCCGCCCGCGCGGCCCCGCCCGCGGACCCCGCCGACCCCGTGGCCGCGCCCGACGCCGACCTCCCA containing:
- the rplI gene encoding 50S ribosomal protein L9; translated protein: MPEAILLQDVDQVGEKGAVVTVSKGYLRNYLIPRKLAAPATKGLVETARRKAESEERAKADAVTQANELAALLNKTVLTIPQQAGEDGRLFGSVTTQDIADAIKEARGITVDKRHVELPDAIKAVGTYQVVVEVATGVHATVKTIVTER
- the rpsR gene encoding 30S ribosomal protein S18, yielding MAKQRNSGKAAPRRRDKKGGSGSGRRKPCLHCKDKVDQVDYRDITTLRKFVSERGKIRSRRITGACRRHQNQVARAVKRARELALLPYVNESATDPRDRGSRDRDR
- a CDS encoding replicative DNA helicase, translating into MSTFPDEDYEPYTEPQSTAAAMAPPHSLEAEQGVLGAILLSDKTHYEYLVQTALTPDDFYRDRHRVVFETMFELYEENEPIDVLTVTEHLRSRGKLDEAGGPAEIDALAGAVPAVGNIRRYGAIVKEHALLRRLLKTTYDIQSAVHGHEAEAREIVERAETQILEVAHDDRAKDFVPVGDVLHAEIDVWQRIATEGITMTGTPSGFPDLDEMTGGFQPGNLIILAARPSMGKSALVTNIAENVALHPSNPKAVALFSLEMSEGELAQRFIASQASIKGDDLRKGRLKKERDWKRVLETAARYDAAKLFIDDSSDIGLLEIRAKARRLHQQHELGLIIVDYLQLMRADGRIENRVQQVSAMSRGLKILARELLCPVIALSQLSRGVESRTDKRPMLSDLRECVTGDTLVTLADGRRIPIEELVGTRPEVVAVDERDRLVPAVAEEVWPVGRRAVVELRLASGRRIRTTADHRLRTGGGWETVGSLVPGDRVALARDLPEPLTTDRWPEHEVVLLGQLIGDGSYLRGQPMRYTTASQENSDAVRAAAIAMGSVVRRHEGRGSWHQLVIAGNGNRWTPAGVGAWLKQLGIFDQRSGEKRVPRAAFRLPTDQIGLLLRHLWATDGSIHVDRSDRGRDKGRVAYVTISRGLAEDVAALLLRLGIVARITTVAQGAHRPAHHVQVSGSAAQRRFLRLVGAFGPRVPQAEQLAGVLATRAEATNVDTLPTEVWARVRARMAERGVTTRAMADLRGTSYGGSAHFAYAPSPTVAMEYALLLEDDVLADIASCDLFWDRVVSVSPAGEEDVYDLTVPGPHCWLADGIVSHNSGGIEQDADLVMFIYRDEYYYPETTEAPGEGELIIAKHRNGGLGTVHLNFQGEYPRFLGQARED
- a CDS encoding single-stranded DNA-binding protein — protein: MAASNINRVVLTGNLTFDPELRSLPSGTAVCKLRIASNTRRKGASGEWEDKPNYFDVTVWGAQGENCARYLSKGRGVAIDGRLEWREWQDQQGNKRQSVEIVADSVQFLGGGEGGGQGGGGGYQARGQQGGGGYGGPSEVPADSGDFQTVPSGGGSVPTGDDDIPF
- the rpsF gene encoding 30S ribosomal protein S6 gives rise to the protein MAAPAPTYDLTLLLDSTADDDRRKKILADAQALIGQHGTVASTHDWGVRPTTYEVKKHAAAEYHLIQFSSPAPRPLLEELDRTLPITDGVLRYRIIKLKPGIGEVPNLKNATLEDAPASDDVEDER